A single Thermoanaerobacterium sp. RBIITD DNA region contains:
- the gltX gene encoding glutamate--tRNA ligase produces MSEIRVRFAPSPTGNLHIGGARTALFNWLFARHNNGKMVLRVDDTDLERSTGESMKAIIDGLNWLGIDWDEGPIYQSKRLDEYRKYAKKLIDEGKAYYCFCSKEELDEMRNIAQKEGKPPMYTGKCRNLTREEVSKYLDEGKKPVVRLKVPMEGKTVVHDIIRGDVEFDNATFDDFIIMKSDDMPTYNFATVVDDYELKITHIIRGEEHLSNTPKQILMYEALGFDIPKFAHVSMILAPDRSKLSKRHGATSVQEFRDLGYLPEAIINYITLLGWIPEDGEEIFNTSKSIKEFTLERVSKNPAIYDTKKLTWLNGIYIREYDIDRLTKEVIPFLIKNGLISDDYDYNYIKKIVNAVRGREKTLAEIADAMSYYFIDEFDYDEKGVKKHFEKDGVADILKKAVEALNDVSNFNVIETEEVYRNLIVKLNITSGALFHPTRLAISGRTFGPGLFDIMELLGKEKTIERIKKAIKYIEENIKSK; encoded by the coding sequence ATACAGATTTGGAGCGTTCTACAGGTGAATCGATGAAAGCTATAATTGACGGATTAAATTGGCTTGGTATTGATTGGGATGAAGGCCCTATATATCAGTCAAAAAGGCTTGATGAATATAGAAAGTATGCGAAAAAATTAATAGATGAAGGCAAAGCTTATTACTGTTTCTGTTCAAAAGAAGAGCTTGATGAAATGAGAAATATAGCTCAAAAAGAGGGAAAACCCCCTATGTATACAGGTAAGTGTAGAAATCTAACTCGTGAAGAAGTATCAAAATATTTAGATGAGGGGAAAAAACCTGTTGTGAGATTAAAGGTCCCTATGGAAGGTAAAACAGTGGTTCATGATATAATAAGAGGTGATGTAGAATTTGATAATGCTACATTTGATGATTTTATTATTATGAAATCCGATGATATGCCAACATATAATTTTGCAACAGTTGTAGATGATTACGAATTAAAAATAACTCACATTATAAGGGGTGAAGAACATCTTTCAAATACACCTAAGCAGATTTTGATGTATGAAGCTTTAGGATTTGATATTCCAAAGTTTGCACATGTTTCAATGATATTAGCACCGGATAGAAGTAAACTAAGTAAAAGACATGGAGCTACATCTGTTCAAGAGTTTAGAGACCTTGGATATTTGCCTGAGGCTATAATTAACTATATAACGTTGCTTGGTTGGATCCCTGAAGATGGTGAAGAAATATTTAATACGTCAAAAAGTATAAAAGAATTCACACTTGAGCGGGTATCAAAAAATCCGGCTATATATGACACAAAAAAGTTGACATGGCTAAATGGTATTTACATAAGGGAATATGATATTGATAGATTAACTAAGGAAGTAATACCATTTTTAATTAAAAATGGCCTTATTAGTGATGATTATGATTATAACTATATCAAAAAAATCGTCAATGCTGTGAGAGGAAGAGAAAAAACTCTTGCAGAAATAGCAGATGCTATGAGTTATTATTTTATAGATGAATTTGATTATGACGAAAAAGGTGTAAAAAAACATTTTGAAAAAGATGGTGTTGCTGATATTTTAAAAAAGGCAGTCGAAGCACTTAATGATGTATCGAATTTTAATGTAATAGAAACGGAAGAAGTATACAGAAACCTTATAGTAAAATTAAATATTACAAGCGGAGCCCTTTTTCATCCTACAAGACTTGCAATTTCGGGAAGAACATTTGGCCCTGGCTTATTTGATATAATGGAATTATTGGGCAAAGAGAAAACAATAGAAAGAATCAAAAAAGCTATAAAATATATCGAAGAAAATATTAAGAGTAAATAA
- a CDS encoding sugar nucleotide-binding protein, whose translation MHKILILGGSGLVGTAIINEMNKYDKFQVYSTYFQNPVPLNQDRSFKLNIEDSDNISIILNTLKPHSIVSCLRGDFNKQLILHIKIAKYLKENGGSLYFFSTTNVFDNDLSKPHYEDDLPNSHSDYGQYKIECEKRMTEILHDNVCLLRLPQVWGKNSPRMNELLTLLHNNKDVVVYPKLFHNTNTDTMIARQLCYIINNNLKGIFHLVPKDIINYKDFYYELITRLGFKNARIKENFEEEGYFALLSKRNSEFPEQLRFTNKSVINYLIN comes from the coding sequence ATGCACAAGATTTTAATACTGGGTGGAAGTGGACTTGTAGGAACAGCAATAATAAATGAAATGAATAAATATGATAAATTTCAGGTTTATTCAACGTACTTTCAAAATCCAGTACCATTGAATCAAGATAGAAGTTTTAAGCTCAACATCGAAGATTCGGATAACATAAGTATTATATTGAATACTTTAAAGCCTCATAGTATAGTTTCATGTTTAAGAGGAGATTTTAATAAACAATTGATTCTGCATATAAAAATTGCCAAATACCTAAAGGAAAATGGCGGAAGTTTATACTTTTTCTCTACTACAAATGTCTTTGATAATGACTTAAGTAAACCTCATTACGAAGATGATTTGCCAAATTCTCATAGCGATTATGGACAATATAAGATAGAATGTGAAAAGAGAATGACAGAAATATTACATGATAATGTCTGTTTATTAAGACTTCCTCAAGTTTGGGGGAAAAATTCTCCAAGGATGAACGAATTATTAACCTTGCTTCATAACAACAAAGATGTTGTTGTTTATCCAAAACTTTTTCATAATACAAATACTGATACAATGATAGCAAGACAATTATGTTACATAATAAATAACAATTTAAAAGGAATTTTTCATTTGGTACCAAAAGATATAATCAATTATAAGGATTTTTATTACGAATTAATAACGAGATTGGGTTTTAAAAATGCAAGGATTAAAGAAAATTTTGAGGAAGAAGGATACTTTGCACTTTTATCAAAAAGAAACAGTGAATTTCCTGAACAATTAAGGTTTACTAATAAATCGGTAATTAATTATTTAATTAATTGA
- a CDS encoding transposase encodes MDNITKKIKKPGKLSPFIDELNHYIEQGYTSANIDEIIRKKGYNGSISNIRHYISEWKHRYKKEYDKDKSNDNGDKISELIERKNLIKLLYKPIEEVKMITQEQLDRVCNEYPFYASIYHLVNEFREILLEKNISKLEEWIDKAISLKIHEIESFVKGLVKDIDAVRNAIIYDFNNGLAEGSVNKLKVIKRIMYGRCSFDTLKAKVLWSEHMRKIN; translated from the coding sequence ATAGACAACATAACAAAAAAAATTAAAAAACCAGGTAAATTAAGTCCATTTATAGATGAATTAAATCATTATATTGAGCAAGGATATACATCAGCAAATATTGATGAGATAATTCGTAAAAAAGGTTACAATGGTTCTATTTCCAACATACGTCACTATATTAGCGAATGGAAACATCGTTACAAAAAGGAATATGATAAAGATAAATCTAATGATAATGGAGACAAAATTAGCGAATTAATAGAGCGCAAAAATTTAATAAAGTTGCTGTATAAGCCTATCGAGGAAGTAAAAATGATTACTCAAGAGCAATTGGATAGAGTATGTAATGAATATCCATTTTATGCAAGTATATATCATCTTGTAAATGAATTTAGGGAAATACTGTTAGAGAAAAATATTAGTAAATTAGAAGAATGGATAGATAAAGCCATTTCGTTAAAAATTCACGAAATAGAAAGTTTTGTGAAAGGGCTAGTAAAAGATATAGATGCTGTTAGAAATGCAATAATATATGATTTTAATAATGGTCTTGCGGAAGGCAGTGTCAATAAGCTCAAAGTAATTAAAAGAATTATGTATGGAAGGTGTAGCTTCGATACGCTAAAAGCTAAAGTGCTTTGGTCTGAACATATGCGCAAAATAAACTAA
- a CDS encoding ferritin family protein yields MNPLEYAIKMELDGVDYYNNQAELNKDNELYNVFKEMAKDEMTHAEILKNKMDEFTFELKDDRNLEKAKMSMLH; encoded by the coding sequence ATGAATCCTTTAGAGTATGCAATCAAAATGGAACTGGATGGTGTAGATTACTACAATAATCAAGCTGAATTGAATAAAGACAATGAACTTTACAATGTATTTAAAGAGATGGCAAAAGATGAAATGACACATGCAGAAATACTGAAAAACAAAATGGATGAATTTACATTTGAATTAAAAGATGATAGGAATCTAGAAAAGGCTAAAATGTCTATGTTACACTAA
- a CDS encoding lantibiotic protection ABC transporter ATP-binding protein — protein MMEYILETRNLKKSYGKHLVVDDISLKVPRGSIYGLLGPNGAGKSTTLKMVTGLLHPTSGEIFVFGERWRREHLDRIGALIELPALYGNLTAHENLLVHARLIGIADERIKEVLEIVDLNDTGKKLVSQFSTGMKQRLGIAIALLGNPDLLILDEPSNGLDPIGIQNLRELIKSFQKMGITVILSSHILTEVSKLVDTIGIISNGKIKYQGTIDEKQDIEQLFFNVVRGEKND, from the coding sequence ATTATGGAATATATACTTGAAACGAGAAATTTAAAAAAGTCCTATGGGAAACACTTAGTTGTAGATGACATTTCATTAAAAGTTCCTAGAGGATCTATATATGGGCTTCTTGGACCTAATGGCGCCGGTAAATCTACTACATTAAAGATGGTAACTGGTTTACTGCATCCAACATCAGGTGAAATATTTGTATTTGGAGAGAGGTGGCGAAGAGAACATCTTGATAGAATTGGTGCACTTATTGAGTTACCTGCACTATATGGGAATTTGACGGCACATGAGAATCTTTTGGTTCACGCAAGATTAATTGGAATTGCTGATGAGAGGATTAAAGAAGTTCTAGAAATTGTAGATTTAAATGATACAGGTAAAAAACTAGTATCGCAATTTTCTACAGGCATGAAACAGAGATTAGGTATTGCCATTGCTTTATTAGGAAATCCTGATTTGTTAATACTTGATGAGCCATCCAATGGTTTAGATCCTATAGGTATACAGAATCTTCGAGAATTAATAAAGTCTTTTCAGAAAATGGGTATTACAGTAATATTATCAAGCCATATTTTAACAGAAGTTTCAAAGCTTGTTGATACAATAGGTATTATAAGTAATGGCAAAATTAAATACCAAGGAACAATAGATGAAAAGCAAGACATTGAACAGTTATTTTTTAATGTAGTGAGAGGTGAAAAAAATGATTAA
- a CDS encoding lantibiotic immunity ABC transporter MutE/EpiE family permease subunit, translating into MINILKSENLKYRRTFMRKLIIFAPLFFVLYALPQKIFMPATYLMPWQLLIDLVYNWWSVIFIPIGFALYASLVALHEKKSGRYRSIKSRNVSLHKIWIGKILIMAFYTFLSTLVLIIAIIITGSITAGGDIPWGKIIAGGFFTWVTSLALNPLELWLATMKGTFYSIALGFVGLIIGVIGASKLYWIYIPWSWPIRLMCPIIGVHPNGTLLQINDSLRDPSVIPIGVIVSALAFLIFSILTMIWFQRRDLN; encoded by the coding sequence ATGATTAATATTTTGAAATCGGAAAATTTAAAGTACAGAAGGACTTTTATGAGAAAACTTATTATATTTGCGCCGCTGTTTTTTGTGCTGTATGCACTACCGCAAAAGATATTTATGCCTGCAACTTATCTCATGCCATGGCAGCTTCTTATTGATTTGGTGTACAATTGGTGGTCGGTAATTTTTATACCGATTGGCTTCGCACTTTATGCATCGCTGGTAGCTTTGCATGAGAAAAAATCTGGCCGATATCGAAGTATAAAAAGTCGAAATGTTTCTCTACACAAAATATGGATAGGTAAAATATTGATAATGGCCTTCTATACATTTTTGTCAACATTGGTTTTGATTATTGCTATTATTATAACAGGATCAATAACGGCAGGTGGAGATATTCCTTGGGGTAAAATAATTGCAGGAGGATTTTTTACATGGGTTACATCGCTTGCTCTTAATCCTTTGGAATTATGGCTGGCAACTATGAAAGGAACATTTTATAGCATTGCATTAGGGTTTGTAGGACTTATTATCGGTGTGATTGGAGCTTCTAAATTATATTGGATCTATATTCCATGGAGCTGGCCAATAAGGCTTATGTGCCCAATAATAGGTGTTCACCCTAACGGTACATTGTTACAGATTAATGACTCCTTAAGAGATCCATCGGTAATCCCGATAGGCGTTATTGTATCAGCTTTAGCGTTTTTGATATTCTCAATTCTTACTATGATTTGGTTTCAAAGGAGAGATCTAAATTGA
- a CDS encoding lantibiotic immunity ABC transporter MutG family permease subunit, whose amino-acid sequence MKILYSEIIKTKRTPLRYITFLLPELFSSALLWYCSVRSLSDFYIHQAFFEIWTAVVVPIVAGLLFGLAANQEENAGGFINLFGNNFERSSLYIGKFIIIALSIQISMIISIFIFGIGFEILRGNFPWVIYIASFILESIGALSLLSMYMWISFAWGLGASIGFGGFGMLVAALMSTNLGNSIWTYIPWAWPVRLSELPGAYLLFTSSMTYPPKIISSGELINQIASGFIFASLFFIFMIVGGIIWFKRWEGRKMYE is encoded by the coding sequence ATGAAGATATTGTATTCTGAAATAATAAAGACGAAGCGTACACCTTTAAGATATATTACATTTTTGCTTCCGGAATTGTTTTCATCTGCACTTCTATGGTACTGTTCAGTAAGATCTTTATCTGATTTTTATATACATCAAGCCTTTTTTGAAATCTGGACGGCAGTGGTTGTTCCGATTGTGGCTGGCTTATTATTTGGTTTGGCTGCAAATCAGGAGGAGAATGCTGGAGGTTTCATAAACTTGTTTGGCAATAATTTTGAAAGGAGCAGTTTATACATTGGCAAATTCATAATTATAGCATTATCAATACAGATAAGTATGATAATTTCAATATTTATTTTTGGAATTGGGTTTGAAATATTACGTGGGAATTTTCCGTGGGTCATCTATATAGCGTCTTTTATTTTAGAATCAATCGGTGCATTATCATTATTGTCTATGTATATGTGGATTAGTTTTGCATGGGGATTGGGAGCATCAATTGGATTTGGTGGCTTTGGCATGTTAGTTGCTGCGCTTATGTCTACGAACTTAGGCAATAGTATATGGACTTATATCCCATGGGCATGGCCTGTGAGGTTATCAGAACTTCCTGGTGCATATCTTCTTTTTACATCAAGCATGACGTATCCGCCTAAAATAATATCGTCGGGAGAATTGATTAATCAAATCGCCAGTGGGTTCATCTTTGCTTCATTGTTTTTTATATTTATGATTGTTGGTGGTATAATATGGTTTAAGAGATGGGAAGGCAGGAAAATGTATGAGTAA
- a CDS encoding response regulator transcription factor — translation MSKILIIDDEKEIADLLKDSLERKGNTVLTAYNGKEGIEKAKEMPDLIVLDIMMPDIDGYEVCRKIRDTVICPIVFLSAKQSEMDRIKGFALGGDDYVVKPFSLKELLARIDAHLRREKRAILLNEEGKRALLNFKNITIDLKSREVMVNGNPIGLTKKEFDVLELLSLHPGQVFSKEQIYEKVWGFDAEGDTTTVTEHIKNIRAKIENFDPDTEYIKTVWGIGYKWEKVL, via the coding sequence ATGAGTAAAATATTAATTATTGATGATGAGAAAGAGATAGCTGATTTGTTAAAAGATTCGCTTGAAAGAAAGGGCAATACTGTTCTGACTGCTTATAATGGCAAGGAAGGAATTGAAAAAGCTAAAGAAATGCCGGATCTTATAGTGCTTGATATTATGATGCCTGATATTGATGGGTATGAAGTTTGCCGTAAGATAAGGGATACTGTAATTTGTCCCATCGTATTTTTAAGTGCAAAACAAAGCGAAATGGACAGGATAAAGGGATTTGCCTTAGGTGGTGATGATTATGTTGTAAAACCATTTAGCTTAAAGGAATTGTTAGCAAGGATAGATGCACATTTGCGAAGGGAAAAGCGAGCAATTTTATTAAATGAAGAAGGAAAAAGGGCTTTATTAAATTTTAAAAACATTACAATAGATTTAAAGTCGCGGGAAGTGATGGTGAATGGGAATCCTATTGGGCTTACAAAAAAAGAATTCGATGTTTTAGAGCTTTTGTCGCTTCATCCCGGTCAAGTATTTTCAAAAGAACAGATATATGAAAAAGTATGGGGTTTTGATGCAGAAGGTGACACTACTACAGTTACAGAGCATATTAAAAATATAAGAGCAAAAATTGAGAACTTTGATCCTGACACAGAATATATTAAGACAGTGTGGGGAATAGGTTATAAATGGGAGAAGGTTTTATGA
- a CDS encoding HAMP domain-containing sensor histidine kinase → MIFKNKPLKTQFIISFVSILILSILATIVTYYIGYLLFLNIQYKKVYPANYYEKMIPSIESKIRGYGSDILNINNKSKIDKIIPKEGIKYQVMNQNGHKIYGTDNQKLIRDRDELYKIINTTSGIKGNYYKTIPIINKQGTIEGAVSLSYTLTPYFINKVDRILYEPLFIIIVFSPFIYIALFTILFSLEFTKNIRKPLNLIIEASRKIKERDLNFDIDYKADNELGSLCVAFNDMKDELKNSLTAQWKIEQERHEMVESLAHDLKTPISIIRGYAESLLDDCIGDKLKFKKYLDVIVENADKCIKIVKMMLYISELDDSPANLNFSQINIKDFLTRKIDEYKQISKDKNLNFDLDILDQRHDKSMVYIDVEKFERVMDNIVINSIKYTPELGMIKIRGNIDEDKIYITVCDSGSGFSQKDLAHLFDRFYRGDVSRSSEDGHAGLGLYIAKKLVELHGGKIEAYNSDGRGACIKFDLKYEKSV, encoded by the coding sequence ATGATATTTAAAAATAAACCGCTAAAGACACAGTTTATTATATCTTTTGTTTCTATATTGATATTAAGCATACTGGCTACTATAGTGACGTATTATATAGGATATCTGTTGTTTTTAAATATTCAGTATAAAAAGGTTTATCCGGCTAATTACTATGAGAAGATGATTCCTTCAATCGAAAGCAAGATTCGAGGATATGGATCGGATATATTAAATATTAATAATAAAAGTAAGATTGACAAAATCATACCAAAAGAAGGTATTAAGTATCAAGTGATGAATCAAAATGGACATAAAATATATGGCACTGATAATCAGAAGCTGATTAGGGATAGAGACGAACTGTATAAAATTATAAATACGACATCTGGTATAAAAGGTAACTATTATAAAACTATACCGATAATAAATAAGCAAGGTACGATAGAAGGTGCTGTTTCACTGTCTTATACATTAACGCCTTATTTTATTAATAAGGTAGACAGAATTCTATACGAGCCATTATTTATAATAATAGTATTTTCGCCGTTTATTTACATTGCTTTATTTACAATACTTTTTTCTCTGGAATTTACTAAAAATATAAGAAAACCTTTAAATTTGATTATCGAGGCGTCAAGAAAAATAAAAGAAAGAGATCTCAATTTTGACATTGATTATAAAGCGGATAATGAACTTGGTAGTTTATGTGTAGCATTTAATGATATGAAAGATGAATTAAAAAATTCTCTTACTGCTCAGTGGAAAATCGAACAGGAAAGGCACGAAATGGTAGAATCCCTCGCCCATGATTTGAAGACACCTATTTCAATAATCAGAGGATATGCTGAATCATTGCTTGATGATTGTATAGGCGACAAGTTAAAATTTAAAAAGTATTTAGATGTGATTGTTGAGAATGCTGATAAATGTATAAAGATTGTAAAGATGATGTTGTACATATCTGAATTAGATGATTCACCAGCCAATCTGAATTTTAGTCAGATAAATATAAAAGATTTTTTAACGCGCAAAATAGATGAATATAAACAAATTTCAAAAGACAAAAATTTAAATTTTGATTTGGATATTTTAGACCAAAGGCATGATAAATCAATGGTATATATAGACGTTGAAAAGTTTGAGAGGGTAATGGATAATATCGTTATTAACAGTATAAAATATACGCCTGAATTAGGAATGATAAAGATAAGAGGTAATATCGATGAAGATAAAATTTATATAACAGTTTGTGATTCAGGAAGTGGATTCAGCCAGAAAGACTTAGCACATCTTTTTGATAGATTTTACAGAGGAGATGTATCTAGGTCATCAGAAGATGGACACGCTGGACTTGGACTTTACATTGCAAAAAAGTTGGTAGAGCTCCATGGCGGGAAAATTGAAGCTTACAACTCAGATGGTAGAGGTGCCTGTATTAAGTTTGATTTAAAGTATGAGAAGAGTGTGTAA